A genomic region of Nerophis lumbriciformis linkage group LG28, RoL_Nlum_v2.1, whole genome shotgun sequence contains the following coding sequences:
- the LOC133570520 gene encoding uncharacterized protein, whose amino-acid sequence MLKEDPPKRKTRHHGPSGFSFSSLTQTLPCKKEEEDSLTPHIKEEEEEHSVSQEVTGVPVKSEDDEVKGESEEKREAEPPSSSSTQHMTTEADGDHCGGSQADKILAPLSDSEDTTSHSPDTDDEHSKDDATCHTDNTHFTCSHCDKTFNDHCNMKVHMKTHTGEKPFSCSFCGKGFTQKRSLKIHMRIHTGEKPFSCSTCGKGFTQSQHLKGHMRTHTGENPFSCSTCGKGFTQSQHLKVHARIHTGEKPFSCSTCGKGFTQSHSVKRHMRTHTGEKPCICSICSKSFTQSQHLKGHMRAHTSEKPFSCSTCGKGFTQSQNLKIHMRTHTGEKPFSCSTCGKEFRQSQSVKMHMRKHTGEKPFSCSICGKGFTKRQSLKRHMRIHTGEKPFSLKRHMRRHPGEKVLSCSVCGERLSSKYQCKKHKCAGENSSSK is encoded by the coding sequence atgttgaaggaggatccaccaaagaggaagaccaggcaccacggaccctctggcttctccttttcctctttgacacagaccctgccctgtaaaaaggaagaggaagactcactgaccccccacattaaagaggaagaggaggaacacagcgttAGTCAggaagtgactggtgtccctgtgaagagtgaagatgatgaggtcaaaggtgaaagtgaggagaagagagaggcggagcctccaagcagcagctcaacacaacacatgacaacagaagctgatggagaccactgtggaggatcacaagcagacaagatcttagctccactatcagatagtgaggacacaacgtcacactctcctgacactgatgatgaacactctaaagatgatgcaacatgtcacactgacaacactcacttcacatgttctcactgtgacaaaacctttaaTGACCATTGCAATATGAAagtacacatgaaaacacacactggtgaaaaacctttttcttgttcattctgtggtaaaggttttacacaaaagcgatctttgaaaatacacatgagaatacacactggtgaaaaacccttttcctgttcaacctgtggtaaaggttttacacaaagtcaacatttgaaaggacacatgagaacacacactggtgaaaatcccttttcctgttcaacttgtggtaaaggttttacacaaagtcaacatttgaaagtacacgcgagaatacacactggtgaaaaacctttttcctgttcaacttgtggtaaaggttttacacaaagtcacagtgtgaaaagacacatgagaacacacactggtgaaaaaccttgtatctgttcaatctgtagtaaaagttttacacaaagtcaacatttgaaaggacacatgagagcacacactagtgaaaaacccttttcctgttcaacctgtggtaaaggttttacacagagtcaaaatttgaaaatacacatgagaacacacactggtgaaaaacctttttcctgttcaacttgtggtaaagagtttagacaaagtcagagtgtgaaaatgcacatgagaaaacacactggtgaaaaacctttttcttgttcaatctgtggtaaaggttttactaaAAGGCAatctttgaaaagacacatgagaatacacactggtgaaaaacctttttctttgaaaagacacatgagaagacacccaggagagaaagtgttgagttgcagtgtgtgtggtgaaagattgtcttctaagtaccagtgtaagaaacacaagtgtgctggtgagaacagcagcagcaaatga